The Sinorhizobium alkalisoli genomic interval TCCTATGCGCTCTATCCGCATATGACCGTCTACGACAACATGGCATTCGGCATGCGGATCGCCAAGGAATCGAAGGAGGAGATCGATCGGCGCGTCCGCAATGCTGCGGAAATCCTCCAACTCACCAACTATCTCGACCGGCTGCCGAAGGCACTCTCCGGCGGTCAGCGGCAGCGCGTGGCGATCGGTCGGGCGATCTGCCGCAACCCCAAGGTCTTCCTCTTCGACGAACCGCTCTCCAACCTCGACGCGGCGCTCCGCGTCGCGACCCGCATCGAAATCGCCAAGCTCCACGAACGCATGGCGGACACGACGATGATCTACGTCACCCACGACCAGGTGGAGGCGATGACGCTCGCGGATCGCATCGTGGTTCTTTCTCTGGGGCATATCGAGCAGGTGGGCGCTCCGCTCGAGCTCTACGAGCGGCCGGCGAACCTCTTCGTTGCCCGCTTCATCGGCTCACCGGCCATGAACGTCTTCCCCTCGACAATCAAGGCGGCAGGCGCCCAGACGACGGTGACGCTCGTGGGCGGGAAGTCCGTGACGCTCGACATCGCGACCGATGCGTCGGAGAACGGAAAGACGGCGAGCTTCGGCGTGCGCCCGGAGGACCTGCAGGTCACCGAGGGCGAGGATTTCCTGTTCGAGGGAACGGTTTCGATCGTCGAGGCGCTCGGCGAAGTGACGCTGCTCTACATCGAAGGGCTGGTCGAGAGCGAACCGATCATCGCCAAATTGCCGGGCATCCTGAAGGTCGGCCGCGGCGACAGGGTGCGCTTCACCGCCGACAAAGCCAAGCTGCATCTCTTCGACGCGAACGGGCGCAGCTACCGGGTCTAGCGCATCGCCCCGAAATATCGTGACGTAATTTCGGAAGCTTCGATGCGCAGATCCAAAGAGTTGCGGCGCCGCGGCAGGGCGGAGGAAATTGCCCTTCAGGCGAATGAGGGGCAATTCCGGGGAAGTTTTTCGCTTTTCCAGCTCTTTCCACAGCCCCATTAATGCAAACGCTCTATTAAATTTCATGGGGTAGCCTGGCCGAAAATGAAACACGAAAGGTGATTTCGATGCGCAGCGAGGCCCCTGTGGTGCACCAGCACTTCCTCAACAAGGAAGAGTCCTTCATGTATGATCGGGAAACGAACTTCCCGATGGAAGACACGCGCAACGAGGCCCGGATCGAATACACAGAGAAGGGGATGCAGCACCTGTCTTCGCGCCGTTGCGAGATCATCAAGCTGTCGAAGAGCAGCGCGGTGATCGGCATCCTCACGCAGTTCCAATTGCCCCAGAACTTCTATCTGGACATCCCGAGTGCCCGCATCCCGCTGATCGGCTGTCTCCTGAAGCGCGTCCATGCCAACAACATCATCGAAGCGCGGTTCCTGCGGCTGTTGAGCGACCGCGACCTCAATCGGATCTTCGTCTACAGCACCCATCCGAACCACCGCAACCGCACGCTCGACATCTACGGCTGACGGCTGCGGCCGGAGCAACATGCTCACATGCCACACGACGAAGGATGAGACCGCGTCGCGCCACGGAGGTCATCCAAGCTTACAGCGCCGCGCGTCTTATCAGGGCGCTGCGGTCGCTGTGAACGCCGAGCTCGTAACCCTTGTCACTGGAACAGTACGCTGGCGCCGTGGTCGGCCGTTCCGGCAATCTGGCGGAACGGAGCGAAAAGCTCGCGGCCCATGCCGTATTCGTTCTCGGACAGATCGATATGCGCCGGCACGCGCGTTTTTAGCGCGATGTCTTCGATCAGCACTTCAATCGTTCCCTTGACGGCGTCGATGCGGATGATGTCGCCCTCCTGAACGCGGGCGATGGGTCCGCCATCCTTTGCTTCCGGGGTGACATGGATCGCCGCCGGCACCTTGCCCGAGGCGCCAGACATGCGGCCGTCGGTGACGATCGCCACCTTCTGGCCGCGGTCCTGCAGGATGCCGAGCACCGTCGTCAGCTTGTGCAGTTCCGGCATGCCGTTCGCCTTCGGTCCCTGGAAGCGCACGACGGCGACGAAATCGCCCTCCAGCTTGCCTGCCTTGAAGGCTGCGTTCAGTTCCGCCTGATCGTTGAAGATCCTGGCCGGGGCCTCGATGATATGGCGCTCCGGCTTAACGGCCGAGATCTTGATGACGGCCTTGCCGAGATTGCCGGTCAGCATCTTGAGTCCGCCGGTATGCTGAAACGGCTGGTCAATGCTCGCGAGCACCCTGGGGTCGGCGCTTTCCCGGGGCGCCGGCTCGCGCCTGACGCTGCCGTTCTCGCCGAGCTTCACGTCGATTGCATAGGCCTGAAGCCCTTGGCCGTGGACGGTCCTGACATCGTCATGCAGCAGACCGTGCTTCAGCAACTGGCTGATCAGGAAGCCCATGCCGCCAGCGGCGTGGAAGTGGTTTACGTCCGCAAGGCCGTTCGGATAGACGCGGGCTAGCAGCGGCACGATATCGGAGAGCTCGGAGATGTCCTGCCAGGTGAGCACGATGCCGGCGGCGCGCGCCATGGCGACGAGATGCAGGGTATGGTTGGTCGAGCCTCCGGTCGCGTGCAGGCCGACGACGCCGTTGACGATCGACCGTTCGTCGATCATCTCGCCGGCCGGCGTGAATTCGTTGCCGAGCGCGGTGATCGCCAATGCGCGCTTCGCCGCCTCCTTGGTCAGCGCATCGCGCAGGGGCGTGCCGGGATTGATGAAGGAAGCGCCCGGCAGATGGAAGCCCATAATTTCCATCAGCATCTGGTTGGAATTGGCGGTGCCGTAGAAGGTACAGGTGCCGGGGCCGTGATAGGACTTCGACTCGGCTTCGAGCAATTCGTCGCGGCCGACCTTGCCCTCGGCAAAGAGCTGTCGGATGCGAGCCTTCTCGTCGTTCGGCAGGCCCGAAGTCATCGGTCCGGCTGGAATGAAGACAGCCGGCAGGTGACCG includes:
- a CDS encoding ABC transporter ATP-binding protein, giving the protein MTGLLLKDIRKSYGAVDVIHGINLDIKEGEFVVFVGPSGCGKSTLLRMIAGLEEITGGDMYIENERVNDVPPSKRGIAMVFQSYALYPHMTVYDNMAFGMRIAKESKEEIDRRVRNAAEILQLTNYLDRLPKALSGGQRQRVAIGRAICRNPKVFLFDEPLSNLDAALRVATRIEIAKLHERMADTTMIYVTHDQVEAMTLADRIVVLSLGHIEQVGAPLELYERPANLFVARFIGSPAMNVFPSTIKAAGAQTTVTLVGGKSVTLDIATDASENGKTASFGVRPEDLQVTEGEDFLFEGTVSIVEALGEVTLLYIEGLVESEPIIAKLPGILKVGRGDRVRFTADKAKLHLFDANGRSYRV
- the edd gene encoding phosphogluconate dehydratase: MSAHSSIAAITARVIERSKATREPYLDRVRSAAANGPHRSVLGCGNLAHGFAVCSPAEKEALAGDRVPNLGIITSYNDMLSAHQPFETYPALVREAAREAGGVAQVAGGVPAMCDGVTQGQPGMELSLFSRDVIAMAAGVGLSHNMFDAAVYLGVCDKIVPGLVIAALTFGHLPAVFIPAGPMTSGLPNDEKARIRQLFAEGKVGRDELLEAESKSYHGPGTCTFYGTANSNQMLMEIMGFHLPGASFINPGTPLRDALTKEAAKRALAITALGNEFTPAGEMIDERSIVNGVVGLHATGGSTNHTLHLVAMARAAGIVLTWQDISELSDIVPLLARVYPNGLADVNHFHAAGGMGFLISQLLKHGLLHDDVRTVHGQGLQAYAIDVKLGENGSVRREPAPRESADPRVLASIDQPFQHTGGLKMLTGNLGKAVIKISAVKPERHIIEAPARIFNDQAELNAAFKAGKLEGDFVAVVRFQGPKANGMPELHKLTTVLGILQDRGQKVAIVTDGRMSGASGKVPAAIHVTPEAKDGGPIARVQEGDIIRIDAVKGTIEVLIEDIALKTRVPAHIDLSENEYGMGRELFAPFRQIAGTADHGASVLFQ